GGACAATAGCACTGGGGCTGCTAAAGGAAACACTTTTTATCTGGAATTCTTCAAAATCCTCCTCATTGGTCACACCCAAAACCTGGCACCAAACAAGATGTTTCTTAGGAAAAGAAGCCAGGCTTGGGGAGCAAGTGGAAGGGGTTGGGTTGAACCAGTCTGGAATTTGGCACACGGGGTCCTGCTCTGTGTCTGGGATTCAgatccagctcctcctcccagCTGAACAATTCCaacctgctgctcctcaggctGGAGGAGAAAAGTCTGGGCTTCTCTGGCTGTGGGTGGCAGATGATTGCTTTCAGCTTAGAAATTATTGATGAACTGTAGCAAATCAGCATATTTGGAACACTTTCTTTGGATGGTAATGAGCAGGGAGAAGGATGTGAGTTTTCCAGGTGCATCCACCTGTTTccaattctcttttttttccctggccCCCTGCTGCTGTTGATGAGGAAGCTGTTCCTGGTCCAGCTGCTGATAAGAGAGTGGAGCCTCAGGCAGTGTCCAGTGTCAGGCTCCTGTTTCACCTGCCAGGGCTTGGTTGGAAAATATCTGGTTTTAGCTGGTTTTAGCATCCTGTCCCTGAGAATTCCCATAAAATAAAGATGGATTTCTAAAGGTGTGATGTGTCCATGGACAAAAGCAGTGAGGGGAGGggggctctgcccctctgcccaggtgagaccccacctgtagagctgccccagccctgggcccagcacagggaggagctggagctgctggagagagcccagaggaggcaccaggaagctctgctgggaggaaaggctgggattgttcagcctggagaagggaaggctctggAGTGACCTAAGTGTGgcttccagggcctgaaggagctgaCAGAAAGGTGGGAAAGGACTATTTGCAAGGGTTTGGAGTGGTGGATGGCTTCATATTGCCAGAGGGTAGGAAttgatgggatattgggaagaaatccaccctgtgagggtggtgagaggctgggatggaattcccaaagaagctggggctgccccatccctggaatgtccaaggccagggcttggagcagcctgggatggtggaaggtggcTCTGCCCATAACAAGGGGGTGGAACTTTAAgttcccttccatcccaaaccattccatggttccatACAGCCCATGGATTCCATGTCCATGTTCCTAAATGGACCACAGGATGTTTTTGGaacactgcattaaaaaaattactccaAAAGACTTCAGCCCACTTGTTGACTCTGCTGTGGCCCAGTGGCACCAGGGTCACTTCCCTGTGACTCATCTCCTTTGGGCTGTctgggggaagcagaagggTTTTTAAAGTTCTTCTAGTGGTCACCCTGATTTTGCAATGCTACTGAAGTGTTTTCTCATCCCCCACATGAAAATGAGCAATTCTGCTTCAGTTTCACCATCTGTAAACATGAAGTTGCAGCAGATTTTTGCAGCCTGTGAGGAATCACAGAAGAGTTTGGGGATGGTAATTCTGCTCTCACTGGCTCTTTACCTTCCTGTGTGCTCCAGTGAGCTTGGGATGTAGCTGCATTTGTGGAATATGGATATCCTGGTTCATTACCATGGCTTGTGCTTCCTCtttatcacagaatcccagaatggtttgggtcagAAAGGACTTTAAAGCTCACcttgttccacccctgccatgggcagggacacctttcagtAAATCTCCCACTAAAATTGGATTTCTTGCTTTCCATATTCTGCACTGCCAAATGGGCTTTTTTCTGTTCTAGTTGGATTAGCCATTAGTCTGGGTCAGTCCTTTGTTCCATCATTTCTTTCTCTAGTTTGTTGTTCCAGCCTGTAAAATCACACTTGGAGCACACTTTGTGTTGTCTGTGGACAGCAGGaatgagggagctgggaaggctgGAGTGAGCTGCTGCAGAGTGTCTCCTTTTCCCTCAGAAAAGGCCATGTTCCCTTTCCAGACTGAACCAAATGTTCAGACTTTTCCTCGTAATTCCATTCATGCAGAGCACACAGGGGCTGCTTTAACCTACTTTCCTTATTTGTCCAAAATATGACTCCTTCCCCACAAGCGTTTCCTCGCTGCATTCCTGAGCCTCAGCCTGTGAGAGTGGCCATCTGTTCACTCAGGGAAACTCCAGCCTTGGCACTCCTGACTTTTCCAGGGTCCAGCCTGATCCCAGCCACGAGAGGTGAAATGTGGATGCTGCACCCACAGCTTTGGTTGTagctcttttcttctctggagaagagaaggctccagggagaccttggAGCACTTTGCAGTGCCTAGAGGGACTCCAGGAGAGCTGAAAGAGGGACTTTGAGCAAGGGCATGGAGGGATgagacaagggggaatggcttcccactgtcagaggcagggctggatgggatattgaggagaaattcttccctgtgagacTGCTGAGGGTGCCCCgagaagctgtgcctgcccctggatccctggaagtgtccaaggtcaggttggacaggggtTTGGTGCAAcatgggctagtggaaggtgtccttgcacatagcaggggtgggactggatgggcttgaagatcccttccaacccaaaccattccatgattctcctCCCACCACGGTCccaggctccagctgtgccGCACTCCCTGCTCGCATTCCCCGTTCCATCCTCACACTCCCTGTTCCACCATGTCCTTCACCAGTTTGCTCTGCCAAGGCCTTTAGCCACGTTCATCTCAGCTTGTCCTTACTGTGGccctcctgtgtccccaggctggatccTGATCGACCGCTGTGGGAAGCACTTTGGGACAATCCTGAACTACCTGCGGGACGGGGCCGTGCCGCTCCCGGAGAGCCGCCGGGAGAtcgaggagctgctggctgaggccaAGTACTACCTGGTGCAGGGGCTGGTGGATGAatgccaggcagccctgcaggtgggcaCGGGGCTCAGGGGTAGCTGGGGGTgggcagcagcatctgggcagagcaggattttctcctggtcttCATGTGGATGGGATGGAAATGGGAATCGTTCGTGTTGCCATCTGCTGGTGTCTGGTCACATCTAGGAAAACCAGCTtcttctcagagctgctgggggcCCTGTTGTGTTCTTTGTTATGCTCTGAGGTTCCCATCTTGGGTTTGATGCCACTGTCACTGATGTCCTGTCTGAGAGAAGCCCCATGCCAGATCCTGCTGTTTAACTGGGCACAGGACATTCAGTGGTGGAGCACAGGAATGGACACCTCAGGTGCTCCCTGAAGAATGGTGCCTGGCCAGCCACAGTCCAGAACCACCACAGGGACAGACTGGACACTGATCCCTCAGCAGAGCTCTTTCCCAGGAAATGTGGGTGTGCCCTGGGATCTGTTGTCACTCAGCTGCTCTTTGGTTCTTCTCCCACAGAACAAGGATGCGTATGAGCCCTTCTGCAAGGTCCCGGTGATCACCTCCTCCAAGGAGGAGCAGAAGCTGATTGCAACCTCCAACAAGGTGAGAGAGACTGGGACGTGCcatggggagagctgggggtgcccatcctggagaggagaaggctctggggagacctcagagctccttccagtgcctaaaggtgCTCCAAGAGAACTAGAGTGCTGGATAGGGGATGGAGTGACAGGATAAGGGGTGATGACTTTAGGCTGAAGGAGgacagggttagatgggatattaggaaaaaattattcttgtAAGGGTGGGGAGACCCTGgctcagggtgcccagagaagctgtggctgccccatccctggaagtgtccaaggccaggctggatagggattggagcaacctgggatagtggaaggtgtccctgcacataGCAGGGGGTGCTGATAAGACAGAGGGAAGATAAGAATAGATGAGGATCCAGTCCCAGAAGGGGTcaggagggattgcagccccATTGCCAACCTGTGCATCACAGGTTTGCAGCAACACCACTGAAATCCCACTGGGAATTTGTCATTGCAGCTTCTCTGTGGGGCCTTGGGCTGAGCTGAGGTTCcagctcaggctgtgctccctggAACTCATCTGTGCTTTGTTTCTTACAGCCAGCAGTGAAGCTGCTCTATAACAGAAGCAACAACAAATATTCCTACACCAGGTAAGTGACTTCATGTGGAATTGCTGGAAGTTTTTCATACATTAAAATCCACTATAaaagtttcctttttcttcccccgactCAATGACAGATTGGTGTTGGCAGGCACTCTATTTTTTCCCAGTCAATTTCAAACTGAAGTCAGAAGGGAGTCTGCTGCCATCCATGGAAGGCTGAGCCTGTGTTATTTCTGTGCCAGAGGAATTCCTCTGATCCATAggtgcagctggcagaggctccTGGCCAAATGCTGTCTGCATTCCCATGGACTGCAGTGTGGTAGTTGAACACAGGGAACTCAGTGAGTGGTGAAATCATCAATCTGGGAGCCTTGTCCTCATTCTCTTATTCCCTTATAAGTTTCATGACATAACAGTGCCCATCCAGGGTGCTGAGCTCAGGAATGGTTTGATTTGGCTGATAGGATTTTGCACCTGGGTGAAATGGCCTTGGACAGTTGTTGACAGGGCTGTTGCTGTTGTATGGCTGCTGCTTCAGCTTTTCCTGCCTGTAGTAGTGAAATAAtaagaattaatttctttagtttgccccatccctggaagtgtccaaggccgggctggatggggcttggagcaacctgggctagtggaaagtgcccctgcccatgtcacagggtggcactggatgggctttaacatccctccatcccaaaccatcctgggattctgtgacacAGGAATCTGGGATCTCAGGCCTGTCAGTGCTCACTGCTCCTACTCTTTCCATGTGCTctaaattcctgctgctgcctccattcCCACAGCAACTCCGATGACAACATGCTGAAGAACATTGAGCTCTTTGACAAGCTGTCCCTGAGGTTCAACGGGAGGGTGCTCTTCATCAAGGATGTCATTGGGGATGAGATCTGCTGCTGGTCCTTCTACGGGCAGGGCCGCAAGATCGCCGAGGTCTGCTGCACCTCCATCGTTTATGCCACCGAGAAGAAGCAGACCAAGGTACAGGAAAACTGGGGAtgctccagcctggcacccTGACAGCTGAACAGGCCGGCACTTTGTCATTGTTCAGCACCTCTGGAGGATAATCAGTGCATTGAGAgtggggcagcagctggagctcatcctgggggtgcagcaggagctgcctgcactGGGCAGTTGGGATATTCCATAAAGCCCTGTGGTATTCCATAATGCATCGTGGTATCCATAATGTTCGGTCCAGCTCTATCTTCAGACAAACTATATTTGGGTTTGGCAGTTGCAAGTAGATGATCTAGGGATGGAACTAaattatctttaaggtccctcccaacccaaaccattccctggCTCTACACCCCCATGTAAGGAGGGATCCAGCAATGGCACACCTTCTCTGTGTTCTTCCCTTTCCCAGGACAGATCTGTCTGGTTCTGGTAAAAACCCAACTTGTTGTTGGACTCAGAagttagaaacaaaaaatggAATAGAAAGGATTGTGCCTGAAAGGATTTCTGTGGCTGGGGTGCAGGGTGTCAGGAATCCAAACTGAGGTAAAACCTGCAGTGAGTGACCTTCTGTTCCCTGCCTGCCAGGTGGAGTTCCCAGAAGCCCGAATTTACGAGGAGACCCTGAACATTCTTCTGTACGAATCCCAGGATGGGAGGGGGCCGGACAATGCCCTCCTGGAAGCCAcgggaggggctgcagggcgcTCCCACCACctggaggaggacgaggagcgGGAGCGCATCGAGCGCGTGCGGAGGATCCACATCAAGCGCCCGGATGACAGGGCCCACCTGCACCAGTGAGCCTGGGGACCCCCTCAgctctggggaaggggctgccctgcagcaggaccaGGCAGTGCAGCTCCTGTTCAGCACAGTCTGTAAATTGGGATTTGTAACAAACTCTAGGTTATTTGGGGTATTTAAATGCGGTAGTTGTAGGGCGAGGATCAATGAGGTTACTGGGCAGCCTGGAAGGGCCTGTTGAGCAGCTGGAGAAATGCCCAGAATTTTTAGCACTCTTGTCGTTGCTGTTTTgtgctggagaggaggaggactGGCTTCCTGTGGCTTTGGTAATGATCCTGCactttaaaagcaaaacagcaaacaaaagGTCAGCCAGCCACCCTCCTTCCCTCCAGGCACTCCCTGaccctcctgggctggggggaAAGGCAGGGACCTggacccagggctgctgcacagctccctgcctccTGGGAGAGAGCTTGGGAGTGCCTTGGGTGACTCCTCAAAGAACAAATGCACAGGCTGATGAGGTTCCTggagtgctgggagcagagagaTCCCTCAGAAcgtgggagggagcaggggctgctccctcaggttcCCCACAGCTCTCAGGATCTGCTGCTCCAACGGTTCAGTGGAGCTTCTGCAGCACTGAGCTGGGGACACCCATCCCTGTTTTATCCCTAAAGTTCAAGGTTAAAATTCCGCCCAAAGGAGGAGAATCAGGAGCAAACTGTCCATGGTTGCTTTCCCTAGGAGTGCTGTTGGTGCTGGTCAGTGCTTAGAGCTTCTGCCTGAGCCTGGATCTCAGCTGGGGGGTTGGtttccagcagctctcaggTACCAGGAGTCACAGCAGTTCAGTCCCCCCAtgttgggggtgctggtgggggACAGCCCTGGTTCCCTTCTGGAGCTGATCCAGGAGCGTTGCCTTGCTCTGAGTGAGGGGAAACAGAAGCAGGCAGTGACCCAGAGGCACAGGTTCCCTGTTTGACTTCACCCTGAGGCTGTTCCAAATCCTCCCACCATGGCAGCTGTGTGTGGAAGGGCAGAGCATGGAGAAGGCCACTGCACTGTGGTTTTCTACAAGTGCTTTTCTCTTGTCAATGAATATTTTATCTACCTCCTTGTCTCCTGTTGCCTGTTGTGGAGTCAAGTGACAGTGGTGGGAGGTGGGGTGTCATTCCATAGGGGtgagcagagccacagctgtGACAGTTCAGGTCACCAGTCCTGGCAGGGAGAGAAACCTGAGGTAGGAAGTGTTagacttgcactgcagcagcacccgTGGGTGACACCAGAGCACTCTGCCTGGGCTAGAGTTTCTTTTGACCCTTTCTCTGGAATATTTAGCACTGGCTTTAACAGCCACActcctctggagcagcagctctgtgttctGCTCCAAGGATCAGGGCTGCTGAGGACATGGGAACAGTGTAAAAAGCAacggtgctgcagcagcaccagccacgTTCTTCTGTTCCACAGAGCTCTTTGGTAGAGGCTGAAACACACCAGGAAGTGGCTGTTCAGTTTTGGATCATCAAGTAAAGCTCAAAGATTTTCAAGTTAATCTGAGGCCATCTTTCTAGTAACCAAAGACTTCTCCACAttgcaggcagctgctggctgtggcaggTGGGGGTGTTGTACCTGTCTCCtctttctcctgcagctgctgattGTTCACTGAGAGCTCCACAGTCTCCTTGGGGTTCAGCAGCTTCAGCTCTGTCCTGACACCTCAGGGCCTCCAGTTTGAGTTGTACTTAAACCTGTTTGCAGCACCCTCTAGGGCAGTGCAGAGGGGGAAGAAGCCAGTGCCTctcccctcagggctgggatgagctgaGGGCGAGGCAGGGAAGTCCTGGATTGCTGTTTCTCCAGCACTGTGTACTTTGACACTTACTGCTGATTACTGGGCTGTTACTGGGCTTCTCAGCGTCTGGAGCTGCCCTTGGGGTGGAGGCTGTGTCTCAGCAGAGGGTGACCAGGgaccagcaccagccctgcagcaaaCCCTGCTCactccagctgggagctgctctccagctcacccccagctgtgctggcctgCAGACCCCAGACCAAATCCAGtcctgtggggcacagcagcttcagccccaggaggtgacaccAGTACTAAGCACCTGACAGGTCACAGCTACATGATTAACTTCTCTGTAAATAGATCCTTAACTGGCTTCAGGCTTTTCCCTTTCAGGTTATGCAAACTAAGTTCTTAAAAACCAGGGGAGGGCTGTTTTTAATCTTTGTACAGTGCTTTGTAGAGCTGTTGGTTTAGCAAAGTCACTCCAGGAGAGTTAAAGTTTCCATTTCAGTTTCGTTACTGCATTTGTGGGCAGACTCTGTCTTAACTCACTCCTGAGCTCACCCTCGGGGTTCTGTAGGGTGCAGCCAAGCTGTGCTGTCCTAGGGCCTGTCCTTTACCTGCTGCTCCTGTCCTTGCTCTGGGCACACCCTGGTCATGCCCTTGCACAAATGCTCTCAGCCCTGAGCCTCGTTACTCTAAATGGTTTTACTCTGAGCTCTCAGGTGCAGTGGGGGCTCAGGGCAGGTGTCCTGGGCACAAGCAGCTCTTCAGATtatccttccctgcctcccagtgccagggagagcagagctggctgctttcatcctccagcaccagcagtgc
The Passer domesticus isolate bPasDom1 chromosome 17, bPasDom1.hap1, whole genome shotgun sequence DNA segment above includes these coding regions:
- the KCTD10 gene encoding BTB/POZ domain-containing adapter for CUL3-mediated RhoA degradation protein 3 isoform X2, with the translated sequence MSGESVVSSAVPAAATRTTSFKGSSPSSKYVKLNVGGALYYTTMQTLTKQDTMLKAMFSGRMEVLTDSEGWILIDRCGKHFGTILNYLRDGAVPLPESRREIEELLAEAKYYLVQGLVDECQAALQNKDAYEPFCKVPVITSSKEEQKLIATSNKPAVKLLYNRSNNKYSYTSNSDDNMLKNIELFDKLSLRFNGRVLFIKDVIGDEICCWSFYGQGRKIAEVCCTSIVYATEKKQTKVEFPEARIYEETLNILLYESQDGRGPDNALLEATGGAAGRSHHLEEDEERERIERVRRIHIKRPDDRAHLHQ
- the KCTD10 gene encoding BTB/POZ domain-containing adapter for CUL3-mediated RhoA degradation protein 3 isoform X1 — translated: MEEMSGESVVSSAVPAAATRTTSFKGSSPSSKYVKLNVGGALYYTTMQTLTKQDTMLKAMFSGRMEVLTDSEGWILIDRCGKHFGTILNYLRDGAVPLPESRREIEELLAEAKYYLVQGLVDECQAALQNKDAYEPFCKVPVITSSKEEQKLIATSNKPAVKLLYNRSNNKYSYTSNSDDNMLKNIELFDKLSLRFNGRVLFIKDVIGDEICCWSFYGQGRKIAEVCCTSIVYATEKKQTKVEFPEARIYEETLNILLYESQDGRGPDNALLEATGGAAGRSHHLEEDEERERIERVRRIHIKRPDDRAHLHQ